One Phyllopteryx taeniolatus isolate TA_2022b chromosome 3, UOR_Ptae_1.2, whole genome shotgun sequence genomic window, CTCTACTGTGAGAGTGGAGTGTTCCGAGAGGCAGAGCGCGCTCTCTTTCTTTGAAGTTACGAACGACCGCCTTGCTTGAACAGCTTCCATGCTCGTCCTGCCTCCCGAGTCAGAGCGGCCAGGAGTGCGCTCTGGCACGCCCAGAGTGTGGCGCTCTGAATAACCGAATTCTTTTGCAAACTACAGAGGTAGCCAACGTACATTTATAGTGTACAGTTTGGGAGTCAATTCAagttttgagaattattatgcacGTGTACAGTAGAAAACAGTATGACAATAATTCCTAGAGCTTCATAAATTGATTTAGTTTAAGTGTAGTACTATATTTTTCACGCGACCCTCGAgacgataagcggtaaagaagattgATAGATGGACTATATTTTTCAATACTTCCAAATGCCTGACTTGGTAATTGTTGTGCTTTTCTATACAACCACTGAGATCAGTTATAACGTGCATGTAACACAGAGGTAATTTCACTACGTCATCTCATGTTGGTTTAATGGTGTTTTCATCTGCAAATCCCTGCCTGCTCATCGCAGGGAAATGCTCAGTGAggaaaatatgtgcctttgcacatttgtttaattattttgatgtccctcaaggggaaattcaactctcACTCCGATGTACATTTTGTAATGCACACGGATAAGTAATTATAACCTCATATAATCTTTTGTTTTAGCGCAAAGACAAGAAAGCAGACTGTGTTCCTTTCTCTCTGTTATTGTATTATCAGTTTGGTGTGAGACAAAGCAAGATGTCTGTCGTTGGGGATGCCAGAAAGCATTAGGCCgatgataactgcctgttcatGTGTGCATATATGACCTCGCCAAAGTACAACTAGACAGACACTTCTTCTTAGTCCAGCCGTTAGGTTGTATTTGAACTGTCTCTTTGCATGTAAGTTCTCATTAATTTGTACCTCTCATTAGTCTCAAAGTGCCTGGCCTGTCTCTTGTCTACTAAAGGCCGGTccacacataaaaacaatcagCCTGTTTTTGTCCCCATTCTgcccttcccgaccaagcacgtcaaaAACCAGACAATCTTAAATCTTTTAAGAATATCCTAGGCCTGAGGTGTGTTGAGTGAatttgtcccgattttagggtccgaaacaggtcagggccgacaatcttaaataatgaacgcattcaatatttatgacaaaaataataataaaatatctaCAATGTTTTTCACTGCAAAATGTCAGCACAGAGCAACTAAAGATTACAATACTGTATCCCATATTTAGGCTTCATTCGTGTTCACATATTTATATCATACCATATttgcataaataaattaaatacatgcaTTTAACTTTTTTGCGAAATATTTGCTTACtaataaaaatagatatttttttataataacaGATTCTACCCTTGTAAAGTCGTgcttgctttgttttatttgtctggCCTTTTCTCTCTCACTAAGTTTTATCCCTCACACACATTTCTGTatgatatattttgtgtttacagttctttttttctttcatgttaTGTTAgtcttacatccatccattttccataccgcttatccccactagggatttagtcttcaatcaacctatcacgcatgttttgggggatgtgggaggtaaccgggatttgaactcacCGTGCTTCCTCCACTCtaaatacaaattcaacatGATATCACGTAAATATCTGCGTCGTTTGTCTTTTACAGTCTTTGGTCTTTTTCTTGCCTGCAGCAGGTGTACCGtttccggatttgaacctgggtcctcattTCATGCATATTTACATCTCAAATTTGTACGTTTACATTGGCAATGTTCACCAAAACTGTATTCATGatgcattttttaatataaatacacCATTCTGTACCGTATTAAACGTTTAATTTAAATATTCTTTTAATTCTCTTGCGTGAAACTCAAGCATCTTCGCATAGTCTGCAATAGTCGCATAGTCGGTGGTCTGTTGCTTTAAAAATTGCGCCCGTAAACGGTTGTGGGTAATAGAATTCCTTTCCTTTTGTAAAGGTTGCTCAGGAGTAACTTGGCACTAAAGGTGGCATTGAGGCACCTTTCCTAAGCATTTTGTAGAATTGGAAGGACctatcctccaagtacttcTGGTTCATCTCACTTGGGTAGGAGAGGAAACTTCAGAAGCAAAAACGAGAATCCGAAGAGGGCCTTTATGTGTGGCGGTCTGTGTTGATGTTATCAGAACACACAgcctgtcacacacacaaaattaagatttaaaaaatcctGTGTGCACCAGGCCTAAAGGGCTGCCTTTTCCTTGACACATTCACATATATAGCGCTGTGaaaagtattggctcccttctcaaatgcttatatttttgcagtttccacactttaatgtttaacatcttcaaacaactgtaaatatcagacaaatataacccaataaaactttttgatttttaaatgatttaatttacaaaaggtgaaaaaaaaaactattcaaagttacctggcactgcgtgaaaaagtaatgacccccccccccccccttgttaaatcatgaattaattgttgctcttcacaatttttggttactAAGTAAGAgtacttcgttacttcccacctctgCTTAAACCAGATATTAATGAACGTCGTTTTGAAATAacttattaaataaataaaatgcaaatgataAGTAGACATTTAGAGAACAGACCTTTCACGTGTACCACAATTCGAGTCACGCCAACAGATTCCAGTTGTCGTCGGTGTCGCTCGGTCTCCTCTCTCGCTCGACCAAGTTGCTCCTCGTACGACGCGATCGTTCTTTCAAACAGTCCGAAGATTTCGTCGGCGGCCGCAATGAGTCGCTCCCTTACCAACTCTTTCAACATGTTGGTGCTGTAGATAGCTCAACGAGCGCAGAAGATTCACAAATTCAACCTTGCGCTTTACTCCTTGTCGTCCAGTTAAGCTTGGGCGACTCGTCATACTAACTTCcgcctttttcttcttcgatGGTGCTTTTACAACAGCGGCAACGCATCTTATACGTCATACGGCCGCCATCTTGCGACGGGTCAAGACCAGAGCAGAGGAGGATAAATACAGTAGCTGTAGTAGGAAGGGGGAAATgagcttaaatgattttagcaaatggctgcaacataaaaaaaaagtgaaaattttaagggagtctgaatactttccgtatccactgtatttGGACAGTGACACTTTTACATACAGCACAGCAGCGCATCCCTTTCTAGGTGAAGGcctaaacacaacacaacacacgaGTAAATCGTTACCAAGAAAAGAAGATGCCAACATTGAGTCAATACGACGATGAATCAGCTTGTGCTGTTTGATGAAGATGACAACAATGATTTGTTGTGTACTGTACAGCAAAACAGAACATTCACACCTCTTCGCAAGAATAACATTCAACTGAAAACAACAACCTGCTGTATAACTTTTATTCTCTGTATCGTGCATCAGCTTGTGTGCAGTCAAATTTGCTCAGACTATAGCTTCGACCACAAACAGAACAAAAGGtgttttctccagtgtgtgctaACGTGCGATACCATGCTTAAAGCAATATTTGACCAAGAAGTGACTGGTCCACCGACGTCTTCTCGTATTTCGGAGACCCGTGAAAATCACATCATAGTAAATAAAGATAAGTTGGTGTTTTTCCCTGTATTTTAATGCACATCAATACAACTACACTAGGAAAATCTATATATTTAATGAGCTATGATTTTATAAAACAAGAACTTCaatttttaccccaaaaaatgtatcagttacatttgcatgaaacaaaaacacaagacagaatcctggaattagcaggtgctgttgtcacaaggaaaacagtgagtaatgcactctgctgccatggcctgtatgcaagCTCACCGTGCatgaccccattgctggaaaaaaagcatgtcaaagctcattaaAGGTTTGCTGAACAagatttggacaagccagttaaatactgtgagagtatagtctggtcggatgataatggataatgatccaaaacatacataCCGCCAAGGAAATTGgattcaaagaaaaaacaaatgcaactgCTAGAACGGCCCGGCCAATCACTTGACTTGAATCCAAAAAGGGATCAAAAATCTATGTTaacaactgaaactcaaggtccataaaagaagcccacggaaccttcaagatttgaagactgcttgtgtggcggAATGGGCCacaatcacaccagagcaatgcatgcaactagtttctccaaaaaggaggcatcttgaagctgtcattggaAACAATGGCTTTTGtataaagtattaaataaataccagttggcgtgttcaatacttttgtatgtatggattatttgggttgttctcaacatctggtgaaattttcatgtcaatagcaactttggaaatatatttgagaaaagtggtgacttgttaaatacttatttcagccgctgtatatttaTCTTACTGAATCGATaaagcatttaaatcaatatcaaatcaaaacacaccctaagaaataaaaatctaactgaATCGAACTGTATAATATCGTGAGGTCCTTAATACGCAGCCCtattaaatacacaaggaaATTGTTACCAAATATAAAAATTGAGTAAAGATGATAATGATGAGTCAGCTGTGCAGTACGATGATGACAACAATAATTTGTAGTGTaccgcaaagaaaaaaaactgaatatttacagattttaagtaattttttggggtggacTATTGCAACACATTTATTCTCTCTGTTTGGTGTCTGCGCATGTGTGCATTTAAATTGGACCTATGACGAAACCTTCCACTACAAATTGAACAgctaaagggtttttctcctgtgtgtgttctcatgtgtgatACAAGATGTGGCTTCTGAGTGAACGCtttaccacaaactaagcaaacaaagggtttttctcctgtgtgtgttctcatgtgggATACCATGCTCGGCTTTTGAgtaaatcttttaccacaaactataCAACCaaatggtttttctccagtgtgagTTCTTAAGTGTCTCATCAATATTGAGTTGTTAGCCAAATGTTTACCGCAAATTGAGCAAGTAAAATGTTGTTCACACATTTGTGAAGTTTCCTCTTTGTCAAAAGTCGTCATCTTTTCAGAGTGATTCGACTGTTTGTCGTCACCTTCACGTTCTACATCAGTCCTCAAAAGTTCTTCCATGTCCTCACAATCTGACAGTGGGGCTAAAAGGTCATCTGGCGGTGGTCCTCCACAGCGGTTTTGACTTGGACTTTGATGATGAAACTGTAACGACTCGGGTGGTTCGTCGTTGCCATCTACACTCTCAACATGGGGAGCAGTCAGTGGCAACTTGCTGATGTCAgcctcctccttttcctccttAATGTGAGGGGACTGTAGATGCTCCTGCTTCAAACTGGAACTGTTGTGTTGTTGGATGTCTGCAAGACAAATACAAACTTTGGTTCACACGTAAATGATATTGTGATTCTATTAgctttaagtgatttcttgccATTCCaacaatacatttatatttaatcttttagaatttTTGGTTTTCAGACATTCATTTAGataatttttatttcacttttatgtgCTGTTGAATTGAAACAAACTGCTTTGAATTGACtcattatttaaattgtttttattttttaagtgcaGTGCTTATGTTAAAACTCTGTATAATAGTTACAGTCGCTTACAATATCATCAAATCAGATTTTTAGAAATACACATACTTTATATGATGCTATttaaatgttggtcattatggtggtacttgatgAGCCAAGCACTTTTTGAAATGGTACCACTGCTCTAaacaattttttcttttcttttgctggCCAGCACTTATTAAGTTTTTCAGTTGACGATTTAAGGACACCGGGAAGATAATCTTTGCTATTTTTCCAGTGAGCACCGcttcagtattttttatttttactgaccTCGTTATATTTGAATGAAGCTTTTCGGTGTTAAATGTCAATATTGTTGGCGCGATGAGGTAAGGTGCATTTCAGTCCATTtgtgaattgtgaaaaaattaGACCGAAAGTAAACCGCTATCAGGATTCtgtcttgtctttttgtttcataCAAATGTAGCTGATGAATTTTTTGGTAGTAGTAGTTGTATTGATGTGCATTAAAATATAGGGGGAAAACACCAACTTATCTTTATTTACTATGATGTGATTTTTACAGGTCTCCGAAATGCGAGAAGACGCCGGTGGACCACTCACGTGACGCCAAGGTAccgttttgattggctgtttgtGAATATTAAGACGGTTGCCGTCGGTTTGTTTTGATCGCCCGTTCAAATTAATTTTGTCGTCACCTTCACGTTCTACATCACTCCCCAAAAGTTCTTCCATGTCATCACAATCTGACAGTGGGGCTAAAAGGTCATCTGGCGGTGGTCCTCCACAGCGGTTTCGACTTGGACTGTGATGATGAAACTGTAACGACTCGGGTGGTTCGTCGTTGCCATCTACACTCTCAACATGGGGAGCAGTCAGTGGCAACTTGCTGATGTCAGCCTCCACCTTTTCCTCCTTAATGTGAGGGGACTGTAGATGCTCCTGCTTCAAACTGGAACTTCTGCGTTGTtggatgtctgcaagacacgaGTAATACAAACTTTGGTTCACACATGTAAATTATATTGTGATTCTACTAGCTTTAAGTGATTTATTGCCATTCcaacaatacatttgtatttaatcttttagaatttTTGGTTCTCAGACATTCATTTAgacaatttttatttcacttttatgtgCTGTTGAATTGAAACAAAGTGCTTTGAATTGACtcattatttaaattgtttttattttttaagtgcaGTGCTTATGTTAAAACTCTGTATAATAGTTACAGTCGCTTACAATATCATCAAATCTGATTTTTAGAAATACACTTATACTTTATATGATGCTATttaaatgttggtcattatggtggtacttgatgAGCCAAGCAGTTTTTGAGGTGGTACCACTGCTCtaaacaattttcttttcttttgctggCCAGCACTTATTAAATTTTCAGTTGACGATTTAAGGACACCGGGAAGATAATCTTTGCTATTTTTCCAGTGAGCACCGcttcagtattttttatttttactgaccTCGTTATATTTGAATGAAGCTTTTCGGTGTTATATGTCAATATTGTTGGCGCGATGAGGTAAGGTGCATTTCAGTCCATTTatgaattgtgaaaaaattgGACCGAAAGTAAACCGCTATCAGGATTCtgtcttgtctttttgtttcataCAAATGTAGCTGAtaaatttttgggggtaaaaatcTGAAGTTCTCGTTTTATAAAATcatatctcattaaatatatagaTTTTCCTAGTGTAGTTGTATTGATGTGCATTAAAATACAGGGGGAAAACACCAACTTATCTTTATTTACTATGATGTGATTTTTACGGGTCTCCGAAATACCAGAAGACGCCGGTGGACCACTCACGTGACGCCAAGGTAccgttttgattggctgtttgtGAATATTAAGATGGCTGCCGTCGGTTTGGCTTGATCGCCCGTTCAAATTAATTTTGTCGTTTAAGTGGACATACTAAatcatatttacatatttggGCATTACGATTGCATTGTCGTTCGAGAGAAAATCGCCTTTCTTGGTTATAAAAAAGTGCTTATATTAATGAAATTAAGTTCTAACATTTTGTTTCGCTATTTTGGTAAAAAGGACATCATCAATCCAGTTTAGAAGGCCTGGTTGTCATAAATGTTCAGGAGAATTTTATTGAACTGACCTTGGACATGTAGCACAACTTGAGTCTTGCAAACAGCTTccagttgttgtctttgtagttcgTTCTCCGCTTTTGCTCGACAAAGTTGCTCCTCGTACGACGCTATCGTTGTTTCAAACAGTCCGAAGATTTCGTCGGCGGCCGCAATGAGTCGCTCCCTTACCAAGTCTTTCAGCATTATGATGTTGTAGACAGTTCGACGAGCTCACAAGAGAACGAATTCAACCTCGCGCTTTGCCCCTCGTCGTGCACTTGAATCGTTGGCAGCTATTCTAGCACTTCCGCCTTTTCTTCTTCGGGGGTGCTCTAACAGTAAACTCGTCAGACGGCCGCCGCCATCTTGCCGGGGTTTTGACGAGCATTGCAACAAGGTCATTATCAAAAGTGTCTTTattgcaaagacaaaaaaaactacataaaaataCGTATCTTGGTAAGTGTATGACttatactgcttttttttttttttaccctttacATAAGATGTTTTTGCGAAAACACTGTTGCGTCCAGAAGTTTGtgacattttacacacacataaagCAGCTCTTCACTTTCAAGTTTCCCAAAGTACAACGCAAATACATGCGTAAATCATGACAAGTGAAGAAGCCTAAATTGAGTCAAGACGATGATGAAACGGTGCATTGAAACTTaagctgtaaaatgaaaatgacaaagatGATTTGTAGTGTACTGCAGAGCAAAACAGAACATTTAGAGCTCTTCAGaagaatatttaatttaaaaacaatacttgGTCTCCTGTAATACATCTATTCTCTCCTGATTGTGCGTCCGTATGTGTGCAATCAAACGGACCCTAAAacgtatatttttaaaatgacatgttTTTATTGGGCATTATACCAAACGTTATGTTAATAAAAAGTAAGACAATTGTtctaatatttattataatagtaaaaacaaacaactaataACTGTTTCATGGATAAAACCAACCTCatagcatgggaaaaaaatggtgggAAAGGGTGATCGATGGGAGTTTCATGGAAAGAATGACAGAATGAGTTTAAGATAATAGATTATAGGCACCTGTGATTGATACAAACcctgattttcttttatttaattttggtaTTTTGAGATTGAGGGTGAAGTGTCATGTATTTAGGGATAAAAAGTAGAGTTTAGAAAAACATATAGGTAatagtgtacatactgtagatatcAAGAAGAGGGTAATAGATTCATTCGTGTTATGCATAGATAATCAAACCAATCAAATGTACAAATTGTTATTagtgaaatgtaaaatgtttgtggGTGCACATGTATGGTCAGGTGCATGCATAAGTGTGAACACATAGTGTGTTATAAAATGGTGCAAGTGTCAGATATTGGCACTATAATTAGGTCTGTACACTGTTTGTTACCAACATCCTAATGAAGGCCAGTGGTTCGATACACATtggtgtgttttaatgtttgagCCCTAAGAAATAAAGGCTTTTTACATTGAGATTCCTATGTGCCTGTATCTGGAATTCTTTCCAATACAAGTCCTAGTCATGTCATGCTTAAAAATTCAAATACTTGTTGACTGATgtaatcttttttgttttctcaagtcTAATATTACTACAAACGttctattaaaaatgtattctgtatTCATTACACGTCCCTTAAATTCACTCGACTCCCTCTCAtatttttacacttcataattaCCTGTTGAATTAATTAAACACTCGCTctcatatttccatccattcatccattttctgagccgcttcacctcactagggtcgcgggcgtgctggagcctatcccagctgtcatcgggcaggaggcggggtacaccctgaactggttgccagccaatcgcagggcacatagaaacaaacaaccattcgcactcacagtcatgcctacgggcaatttagagtctccaattaatgcatgtttttgggatgtgggaggaaaccggagtgcccggagaaaacccacgcaggcacgaggagaagatgcaaactccacacaggctggaccggggattgaacccgggtcctcagaactgattACCTGTTGAATTAATCAATCATTATAGTCACACATTGACAAAATTTGGGTCACCGCTCTGTGAATGAAAGAAaaccccacagtggtcacagaaataacttgaaactgacaaaagtaatacatGAAAAttaccaatgaaaatcagacatgtcttttaaattgtggttcaacagaattatttgttaaacaaactcatgaaacacaCCTGGACAAAAATTATGGTACACctagaaaaaattgaaaataatttgaccatagggacatgttcaaacaaggtgtaTACTCTAATTAACAGGTGTCTTGTAACGTAAGTCGAcctatttaaagggtgacaagtaatcactgtgctgtttggtgacatggtgtgtacCACACTGAGCATGGACCAGAGAAAGCGAAGGAGAgagttgtctcaggagattaGAAAGCAAATTATAGACAAACAAGGTAAAGGTAAAGGCTTCAAGACCATCTCCAAGCATTTTATGTTCCTGTGACTAAGGTTGCAGATACTATTCAGAAATTTAAGATATATGGGATTGTAGCCAAGACCCTGGATGTGGAAACAGGAGTAACATTGATGATAAATTGAGGAGATGGATAATACGAATGGTACCAAAACagcccagaacaacctccaaagaaattaaaggtgaactccaaggtcaaggtacatcagtgtcagatcACACCATCTGTTGTTGTTTGCAGGGAAACAaccaaggaggacaccactgttgaaaataaatcgtAAAAAAGCAAGGCTAGGATTTGCCAAATTGCaagttgacaagccacaaagcttctgtgAGAATGTCCTATGGACAGACGAGATAAAACTGGAACTTTTTTGGCAAGGCACCGCTTTATGTTCACAGATGCACAAATGAAGCATACGAAGAACACTGTCCCTCCTGTGAAACCTGTAGGAGTCTTTGTTATGTTTaggggctgcttttctacatCTGCCGCAGGGTGTCTTCAATCTGTGCAGGgcacaatgaaatctcaagactatcaaggtattCTAGCTTCTATCAGCCATGATCGAAATCCTACTGAACatttgtggaaggagctgaaacatgctgtttggagaaagcacccttcaagcctgagacaactggagcagtttgctcatgaagagcgggccaaaatacctgctgagagGGGTCATATATTTTCCTCAatgaattgcaaaaaaaatttgaatgttttgttttatgtgattttctagattttctttttgatattATATCCTTCCCTGTTAAAATACACCCACCATTAATTTCAGACCGTtaatgtctttgtcagtgggtaaacttacaaaatcagtgtgggataaaataattatttcctccactgtaaATACATATTCTTCACATTGACTTTACATCGTGGACATTGCACTCCTGTTTCTATTAATGACAATGTCAGGGacaacatccatcaatccattttctgtaccccatatcctcacgagggtcgcaggtgtgctggagcctaacccagctatctttggacaagaggcggggtacaccctgaactggttaccacccaatcgcagggcacacataagcaaagaaccattcgcactcacattcacacctacaggcaatttagagtcttcaattaacctaccatgcatgtttttggaatgggagGAAActcgtacccggagaaaacccacacaggcacggggagaacatgcaaactccgcacaggcgaggcgagacttgaacccgggtcctcagaactgtgaggcagatgtgctaaccggtgtCGCCTCCACTCTGAACATTGAATACAAAGTCAACATCATATCACATAAATATCTGCGTTGTCATTTGTCTTTTATAGTCTTTGGTCTCTTTCTTGCCTGCAGCATGCATACTGAAAAATTCTCTCACATTAAAAGAAATTGGAAGTTACATTCTCTCTTTTTGGGTGTCTGGCTTTGCGAACAGAGGAAGGTTTCCTATCATCCTGTGACGCATCCGGTACTTGTTAAGAATTGAACCAATGAAGAATTTTGTGACTTAATTTGTCTTCACGTTGGCTTGAACTGCATgtgcaaatgtttattatttgctGATTTTCTCCATGTTGCCCTTATTCACAAGTGTGGGGGCTTTTGAGGCAGGGGACTTGTTTGTGCTTGATGCAGTATTGTCATGAAATGTTCTGACAATCAATTAGTTCATACGTCATTgcagatttttcattttgttagtGAGATTGTTTATCCCACCCTTCTGTTTTTTTATAGTCCTGTAagcttttctctcatttttcttCATTCTCTTACATCCATCACGCTTCTGTTTTGAGTTGCTAGTCTGAGGCTCTGGAGATGCCATAGCTGGAGTAGAGGGCTGATTATGagcttcttttctttcctttctttgtGATCTCTTTTCTGTACTCCATTTCCTCCTTAGCTGAAGTTGATCAAGTTCAGGGAGGTCTTgtatatgttttattttcccCTGGGACTTTCTCCTTCTGTATCGCTCGCGTTCTCTCTCCAGATGTTTCTGGTAGGCCTCTGGATTCTGTTTGAGCTTTTTCCTACTTTTTCGCATCGCAGCAGCATTGGAGGCTTTCGGTGATGTGATTCCAATGA contains:
- the LOC133475794 gene encoding zinc finger protein 37-like isoform X1 codes for the protein MLKDLVRERLIAAADEIFGLFETTIASYEEQLCRAKAENELQRQQLEAVCKTQVVLHVQDIQQRRSSSLKQEHLQSPHIKEEKVEADISKLPLTAPHVESVDGNDEPPESLQFHHHSPSRNRCGGPPPDDLLAPLSDCDDMEELLGSDVEREDIQQHNSSSLKQEHLQSPHIKEEKEEADISKLPLTAPHVESVDGNDEPPESLQFHHQSPSQNRCGGPPPDDLLAPLSDCEDMEELLRTDVEREGDDKQSNHSEKMTTFDKEETSQMCEQHFTCSICGKHLANNSILMRHLRTHTGEKPFGCIVCGKRFTQKPSMVSHMRTHTGEKPFVCLVCGKAFTQKPHLVSHMRTHTGEKPFSCSICSGRFRHRSNLNAHMRRHQTERINVLQ